The following proteins are co-located in the Candidatus Tumulicola sp. genome:
- a CDS encoding alkaline phosphatase family protein has protein sequence MYSRWISAVLAFACLAACDGAPGASGFPGAFSPGAARRAATSTPIKHVVIIMQENRSFENLFHAFPGARTVNSGVGHDGTVYHLQSIPLTWPVEMDHSHYQFLEDYDKGKIDGFDQYVVSLKKTGSICSNPINRYNEPPCFHIQQSARFKQMSFSYVDPTQITEYWAMAQQYALGDNTFSSNNGPTFPSHQYLIAGESGHATEVPHGQPWGCDAETGTTVNVLKGGRARPPVYSEDTGHEIAGPYPCFTYPTIAQNLDASNVTWKYYAQETGTGRDLDPFESSSAVWNGPDRKNIIYPDTQVLKDIRTGKLANVSWVTPSGQTSDHPGPQSGNEGPKWVASIVNAIGKSEYWKSTAIIVMWDEWGGWYDEVKPPQYLDSQSNAYEGLGFRVPLIVVSPYARAGYISHKQHEIAGTLRFLEETFDLPFIGGDSGIKYADQRADGFDDMFDYTQKPIPFVPIRTTGNATLFENFHDDTPADTY, from the coding sequence GTGTATTCACGATGGATAAGCGCCGTTCTGGCGTTTGCTTGCCTTGCTGCATGCGATGGCGCGCCGGGCGCCTCCGGTTTCCCCGGAGCGTTCTCGCCGGGCGCGGCCAGGCGCGCAGCGACGTCAACCCCGATTAAGCATGTCGTCATCATCATGCAAGAAAATCGCAGCTTCGAGAACTTGTTCCACGCGTTTCCGGGCGCGCGGACGGTCAACTCGGGCGTCGGCCACGACGGCACGGTCTATCATTTGCAGTCGATACCACTAACGTGGCCGGTCGAGATGGACCATTCCCATTATCAGTTTCTCGAGGATTACGATAAGGGAAAGATCGACGGCTTCGATCAGTACGTCGTCTCGTTGAAGAAAACCGGTTCGATATGCAGCAATCCAATCAACCGCTACAACGAACCGCCGTGCTTTCACATCCAGCAGTCCGCCAGGTTCAAACAGATGTCGTTTTCATACGTCGATCCAACGCAGATAACGGAGTACTGGGCGATGGCGCAACAATACGCACTCGGCGACAACACGTTTTCGTCGAATAATGGTCCGACGTTTCCGTCGCACCAGTACTTGATTGCGGGCGAATCGGGTCACGCAACCGAGGTTCCCCACGGACAACCGTGGGGCTGCGACGCCGAAACCGGAACGACGGTGAACGTTCTAAAGGGCGGACGGGCGAGGCCGCCCGTCTACTCAGAAGATACGGGGCACGAAATCGCGGGTCCCTATCCGTGCTTCACCTATCCGACGATCGCGCAAAACTTAGACGCGTCGAATGTCACGTGGAAATATTACGCGCAAGAAACCGGGACGGGGCGCGACCTCGATCCGTTCGAATCGAGCTCGGCAGTATGGAACGGTCCCGATCGCAAAAATATTATCTATCCCGATACGCAGGTCCTCAAAGATATCCGCACCGGTAAGCTTGCCAATGTTTCGTGGGTGACTCCGAGCGGTCAGACGTCCGATCATCCGGGTCCGCAGTCGGGGAATGAGGGGCCGAAATGGGTCGCCTCGATCGTCAATGCGATCGGCAAAAGCGAGTATTGGAAGAGCACCGCAATCATCGTCATGTGGGATGAGTGGGGCGGTTGGTACGATGAGGTGAAACCGCCGCAGTATCTAGATTCTCAGTCAAATGCCTATGAGGGACTCGGCTTTCGCGTTCCGCTGATCGTCGTATCGCCGTACGCCAGGGCCGGCTACATCTCGCACAAACAGCACGAGATCGCCGGCACGTTGCGCTTTCTCGAAGAGACGTTCGACCTGCCGTTTATCGGCGGCGATTCGGGCATAAAATACGCCGATCAACGTGCCGACGGATTCGACGATATGTTCGACTACACGCAGAAACCGATTCCGTTCGTTCCGATTCGGACCACCGGCAACGCAACGCTCTTCGAGAACTTCCACGACGATACGCCGGCCGACACCTACTGA
- a CDS encoding alkaline phosphatase family protein: MALIFALSACGGSGGTSILSSANAAHHRTSSSPIQHIVIIMQENRSFDNMFYGYPGANTATTGMGHDGTVYPLKPINLAYAHDQNHYHYQFLLDFDNGKGDGFDQQIYGNNGSQKYCTKELWVNYPPCYLIHGPPFNKEPYTYVIQAQVQPYWDMAKQYALGDNTFSSNNGPTFASHQYMIAGRSGHASDIPSLGGGPWGCDAPSEWEYYLKYGAADPPQYDPIFGHEIKGPDPCFPIKMTGPDSTYTTIADELDNAGISWRYYVQPPKIDSWWLNAFDAVKSIRYGPDWSNGDISSPDTNVLSDIDNGNLQSVSWVMPHGHASDHPGGGSGNCGPDWVALIVNAIGKSQYWNSTAVIVMWDEWGGWYDHVIPQQYPDPITGANEGLGFRVPLLVVSPYAKAGYISHQQHEIASSIHFIRETFDLPPLGTGTKYHFADERADGFDDIFDFTQKPIKFKAIKLAKEPPVTKPVKLPPCPKVNKDAEKQVWPPEIDY, from the coding sequence ATGGCATTGATATTCGCGCTCTCTGCGTGCGGCGGTTCCGGTGGAACGTCGATCTTGTCGTCGGCGAACGCCGCACATCATCGCACGTCGTCTAGCCCGATCCAGCATATCGTCATCATCATGCAAGAGAATCGAAGCTTCGATAACATGTTTTACGGTTATCCGGGAGCGAACACTGCCACGACGGGTATGGGGCATGACGGTACCGTGTATCCGCTCAAACCGATCAACCTCGCGTACGCGCACGACCAAAACCACTACCATTATCAGTTTCTTTTGGATTTCGATAATGGCAAAGGCGACGGGTTCGACCAACAGATCTACGGCAACAACGGCTCGCAAAAATATTGCACCAAAGAACTCTGGGTCAACTACCCGCCGTGCTACTTGATTCACGGGCCGCCGTTTAATAAAGAACCCTATACGTACGTCATTCAGGCCCAGGTTCAGCCGTACTGGGATATGGCCAAGCAGTACGCGCTCGGTGACAACACCTTTTCCTCGAACAACGGGCCAACGTTCGCATCGCATCAATATATGATCGCCGGCCGCTCCGGCCACGCCTCGGACATTCCCAGCCTTGGCGGCGGACCGTGGGGCTGCGACGCTCCCAGCGAATGGGAATATTATCTGAAATACGGCGCTGCCGACCCACCCCAGTACGATCCAATCTTCGGACACGAAATCAAGGGTCCAGATCCGTGCTTCCCGATCAAAATGACGGGACCGGATTCGACCTACACCACCATCGCCGACGAGCTCGACAATGCCGGCATCAGCTGGCGCTACTACGTGCAGCCTCCCAAGATAGATTCGTGGTGGCTCAACGCCTTTGATGCCGTTAAGAGCATCCGGTATGGTCCCGACTGGTCGAACGGCGACATCTCATCTCCCGACACCAACGTGCTGAGCGACATCGACAACGGCAATCTCCAGTCAGTCTCGTGGGTCATGCCGCACGGGCATGCCTCCGATCATCCCGGTGGGGGTTCCGGAAACTGCGGGCCCGACTGGGTCGCATTGATCGTCAATGCGATCGGCAAGAGTCAGTATTGGAACAGCACCGCGGTCATCGTTATGTGGGATGAGTGGGGCGGCTGGTACGACCACGTGATCCCGCAGCAGTATCCCGACCCAATCACCGGCGCAAATGAGGGCTTAGGCTTCCGTGTCCCGTTGCTCGTCGTTTCGCCCTACGCGAAAGCCGGTTACATCTCACATCAGCAGCACGAGATCGCGAGTTCGATCCACTTCATCCGCGAGACCTTCGACCTGCCGCCGCTCGGAACCGGAACGAAATATCACTTTGCCGACGAGCGCGCCGACGGTTTCGACGACATTTTCGATTTTACGCAGAAGCCGATCAAATTCAAGGCCATTAAACTAGCGAAGGAACCGCCGGTTACGAAACCGGTGAAACTACCACCCTGTCCGAAGGTGAACAAGGATGCCGAAAAGCAAGTTTGGCCTCCGGAAATCGATTACTAG
- a CDS encoding alkaline phosphatase family protein has translation MKRAALLCMAAIATSCSGPSGQPSFGPSAAGSHRSASSSPIQHIVIIMQENRSFDNFFYKFPGANYATSGKGHDGRVYQLQALPLKWGHDINHYHWQFLEDYDRGSNDGWEHQITQPYKSGKGCTDKNWFNEPHCWNFLTGSGNMQMPYSYTIQAQIKPYWDMAQQYVLGDKTFSSNNGPTFVSHQYLIAGQSGHASEVPSTMPWGCNAPNETENYIEFGEADPPAFGPKVGHEYVGVDPCFPLKQSGTYPTIADSLDNAGISWRYYVQPREIKGKIQDSYWLNAFAAVRAVFNGPDWTNGDISMPDTNVLSDIQNGNLAQVSWVMPHGGASDHPGGGSGNLGPDWVASIVDAVGKSPYWKNTAIIIMWDEWGGWYDHVLPPQYPDSQTGVYEGLGYRVPLIVVSPYAKPHYISHKQHEIASTLRFIEETFKLPFLGAGSGQTYADQRADGFDDCFDYTQQPIKFKNIKPVKEPGSFFLKHTFPEEIDY, from the coding sequence ATGAAACGTGCCGCGCTGTTGTGTATGGCTGCGATTGCTACCTCGTGTAGCGGACCGAGCGGCCAGCCGTCGTTTGGACCGTCTGCCGCTGGAAGCCACCGCAGCGCCTCGTCGAGCCCGATCCAGCACATCGTCATCATCATGCAAGAAAACCGGAGCTTCGATAATTTCTTCTACAAGTTTCCGGGCGCAAACTACGCGACGTCGGGCAAGGGTCACGACGGACGCGTGTATCAGTTGCAAGCACTTCCCCTCAAGTGGGGCCACGACATCAACCACTACCACTGGCAGTTCCTCGAAGATTACGATCGCGGTAGCAACGACGGCTGGGAACACCAGATTACGCAGCCGTACAAATCCGGCAAGGGCTGCACCGATAAGAACTGGTTTAACGAACCGCACTGTTGGAATTTCTTAACCGGCAGCGGCAACATGCAGATGCCGTACTCGTATACGATTCAGGCGCAGATTAAGCCGTACTGGGATATGGCCCAACAGTACGTTTTGGGCGACAAAACATTTTCGTCAAACAACGGTCCGACGTTCGTTTCGCATCAGTATCTGATCGCCGGCCAATCCGGACACGCCTCCGAAGTGCCCAGCACGATGCCTTGGGGTTGCAATGCGCCGAACGAAACCGAAAACTACATCGAGTTCGGCGAAGCCGACCCGCCTGCGTTCGGTCCGAAGGTCGGGCACGAATACGTCGGCGTCGATCCGTGCTTCCCGCTCAAACAATCGGGAACGTATCCCACCATCGCCGACTCGCTGGATAACGCCGGCATCAGCTGGCGATACTACGTGCAGCCGCGCGAGATTAAAGGCAAGATTCAAGATTCGTACTGGCTCAACGCCTTCGCAGCGGTACGAGCGGTCTTCAACGGGCCGGATTGGACGAACGGCGACATCTCGATGCCGGACACCAACGTGCTCTCCGATATTCAGAACGGAAATCTGGCGCAAGTATCGTGGGTCATGCCGCACGGCGGTGCGTCCGACCATCCGGGAGGCGGTTCGGGTAACCTCGGTCCCGACTGGGTCGCGTCGATCGTCGACGCGGTCGGCAAGAGCCCGTACTGGAAAAACACCGCCATCATCATCATGTGGGACGAATGGGGCGGCTGGTACGACCACGTGCTGCCGCCGCAATATCCCGATTCGCAAACCGGGGTCTACGAGGGCCTGGGCTATCGCGTGCCGCTTATCGTCGTGTCGCCGTATGCCAAGCCGCACTATATTTCGCATAAGCAGCACGAAATTGCCAGCACCTTGCGTTTCATCGAGGAGACGTTCAAGCTGCCGTTCCTGGGGGCAGGTTCGGGCCAAACCTACGCCGATCAGCGTGCCGACGGCTTCGATGACTGTTTCGACTACACGCAGCAGCCGATCAAGTTCAAGAACATCAAACCCGTCAAAGAACCCGGCTCGTTTTTCCTGAAGCACACGTTCCCAGAAGAAATCGACTACTAA
- a CDS encoding alkaline phosphatase family protein, giving the protein MKKLALVAVAALAACSSPMSTTPGQGVAGGPFSHHSGGSTPIQHIIVIMQENRSFNNLFYGFPGAKTAKFGNGHGHQYELQKVDLKYNKLDLNHSHTQFLEDYDQGKDDGWDDLIEDLNGPGSICKDPVNKANEPSCWVFWKNKSFRQAALSYVDPTQIVPYWTMAKEYALGDDAFSSNSGPTFVSHQYLVAGQSGHSVEVPDGQPWGCNAHSGVTVNLLAYGQAYPPAFSPATGHEVAGPPPCFSYPTIATNLDAAGITWKYYAQKADSGRDLEPFQANEPIWDGPDHANIIAPDTKVLTDISSGNLANVSWVTPSGLKSDHPGPQSGSGGPDWVASIVNAVGNSQYWNSTAVIIMWDEWGGWFDPVHPPQYPDPQTKAREGLGFRVPLIVVSPYAKAGYISHDQHEIASTLHFIEETFGLPPICNCSVPTYADQRADAFDDMFDYTQSPIPFVTIPTDHYDAHYFLTHPDNTPGDTY; this is encoded by the coding sequence ATGAAAAAATTAGCGCTCGTGGCCGTGGCGGCGTTGGCCGCCTGCAGTTCGCCCATGTCGACCACTCCCGGCCAAGGCGTCGCCGGCGGCCCGTTCTCGCATCATTCCGGTGGGTCGACTCCCATTCAACATATCATCGTCATCATGCAAGAAAACCGTAGCTTTAATAATTTATTCTATGGTTTTCCGGGCGCCAAGACGGCCAAGTTCGGTAACGGCCACGGGCACCAGTACGAGCTGCAGAAAGTAGACCTTAAGTATAATAAGCTCGATCTCAACCATTCGCACACGCAATTTTTAGAAGATTACGATCAAGGCAAAGACGATGGGTGGGACGATCTGATCGAGGATCTGAACGGCCCCGGTTCGATATGCAAGGATCCGGTAAACAAGGCCAACGAGCCGAGCTGTTGGGTGTTTTGGAAGAACAAGTCCTTTAGGCAGGCGGCACTTTCCTATGTCGATCCCACGCAGATCGTTCCGTACTGGACCATGGCTAAGGAATACGCGTTGGGCGACGATGCGTTCTCGTCCAACAGCGGCCCGACATTCGTTTCGCATCAATATCTCGTTGCCGGCCAATCGGGTCACTCGGTCGAAGTTCCCGACGGCCAGCCGTGGGGCTGCAACGCGCACAGTGGTGTGACCGTCAACCTACTGGCGTATGGCCAAGCCTATCCCCCGGCATTTTCTCCGGCAACGGGTCACGAAGTCGCCGGCCCGCCCCCATGCTTCAGCTATCCGACGATCGCTACAAACCTCGACGCTGCCGGCATCACGTGGAAGTACTATGCGCAGAAGGCGGATTCGGGACGCGACCTCGAGCCGTTCCAGGCCAACGAACCGATTTGGGATGGCCCGGATCACGCAAACATCATCGCGCCCGACACCAAGGTGCTCACCGACATCTCCAGCGGTAACCTGGCGAACGTATCGTGGGTCACGCCCAGCGGCCTGAAATCGGATCACCCCGGTCCGCAATCCGGCAGCGGCGGCCCGGATTGGGTCGCGTCGATCGTCAACGCCGTAGGCAACAGCCAGTACTGGAACAGCACGGCAGTCATCATCATGTGGGACGAGTGGGGCGGCTGGTTCGATCCGGTGCATCCGCCGCAGTACCCCGATCCGCAAACGAAAGCACGCGAGGGTCTCGGGTTTCGCGTTCCCCTGATCGTCGTGTCGCCGTACGCGAAAGCCGGCTACATTTCGCACGACCAGCACGAGATCGCCAGCACGCTACATTTCATCGAAGAAACGTTTGGCTTGCCGCCGATCTGCAACTGCTCGGTCCCAACCTATGCCGATCAACGCGCCGATGCGTTCGACGACATGTTCGACTACACGCAGTCGCCGATTCCGTTCGTCACGATTCCCACCGACCACTACGACGCGCATTACTTCTTAACGCATCCCGATAACACGCCGGGAGATACGTACTAG
- a CDS encoding alkaline phosphatase family protein → MNSARRLAFAPLLASVALALSGCGSGSSQPAAIPSFGGRFAHHSGGTTPIQHIIIVMQENRSFNNLFYGFPGAKTAKFGNGHGSQYKVKKVDLAYYFDLNHSHSQFLEDYDQGKDDGWDSEILPQPANDPKCQGKGNNPYYQNEPSCWVISKNPVDKQRAFSYVDHTEITPYWTMAEEYALGDETFSSNNGPTFVSHQYLVAGQSGHSVEVPNGQPWGCNANSSVTVNLLAYGPADPPVFSPATGHEVAGPSPCFSYPTIAAALDGAGLTWRYYAQKADSGRDLEPFEANKPIWDGADRANIISPDTKVLSDITSGNLANVSWVTPSGLKSDHPGRQSGDGGPDWVASIVNAVGNSQYWDSTAIIIMWDEWGGWFDPVHPPQYADPQTGAREGLGFRVPLIVVSPYAKAGYVSHDQHEIASTLRFIEETFGLGTIGSCTDKKTQYADCRADGFDDMFDYTQSPIPFVTIPPVKHGARYFLNLHDDTPGDTY, encoded by the coding sequence ATGAATTCCGCACGAAGGCTTGCGTTCGCGCCGCTGCTCGCTTCGGTGGCGCTTGCGCTTTCTGGGTGCGGCTCGGGTTCGTCGCAGCCCGCCGCGATCCCATCGTTTGGCGGCCGGTTCGCCCATCATTCCGGTGGAACGACGCCCATCCAACACATCATTATCGTCATGCAAGAAAACCGTAGCTTCAATAACTTGTTTTATGGTTTTCCTGGTGCCAAGACGGCCAAGTTCGGTAACGGCCACGGCAGCCAGTATAAGGTGAAAAAGGTTGATCTCGCATATTACTTCGACCTTAACCATTCGCATTCGCAATTCTTAGAAGATTACGACCAAGGCAAAGACGACGGCTGGGATAGTGAGATTCTTCCTCAACCTGCTAACGACCCAAAGTGTCAAGGCAAAGGTAATAACCCGTACTATCAAAACGAGCCGAGCTGCTGGGTGATCTCAAAGAATCCGGTCGACAAGCAGCGGGCGTTTTCGTACGTCGATCACACGGAGATCACGCCGTACTGGACGATGGCCGAGGAGTACGCGTTGGGCGACGAAACATTCTCGTCCAACAACGGCCCGACGTTCGTTTCGCATCAATATCTGGTCGCCGGCCAATCGGGTCACTCCGTCGAAGTGCCCAACGGACAGCCGTGGGGCTGCAACGCGAACAGTAGTGTGACCGTCAATCTGCTAGCCTACGGCCCGGCCGATCCCCCGGTATTCTCTCCGGCAACCGGTCACGAAGTCGCCGGGCCGAGCCCCTGCTTTAGCTATCCAACGATCGCCGCCGCCCTAGATGGTGCCGGTCTGACCTGGCGCTACTACGCGCAAAAGGCCGATTCGGGGCGTGACCTCGAGCCGTTTGAGGCCAACAAACCGATTTGGGACGGCGCCGATCGCGCGAACATCATCTCGCCCGATACCAAGGTTCTCTCCGACATCACGAGCGGCAACCTCGCAAACGTATCGTGGGTGACGCCCAGCGGCTTGAAATCCGATCATCCCGGCCGGCAGTCCGGCGATGGCGGCCCGGACTGGGTCGCATCGATCGTCAATGCCGTCGGCAACAGCCAGTACTGGGACAGCACCGCAATCATCATCATGTGGGACGAGTGGGGCGGCTGGTTCGATCCGGTTCATCCGCCGCAGTACGCCGATCCACAAACCGGAGCACGTGAGGGTCTCGGCTTCCGCGTGCCCCTGATCGTCGTGTCGCCGTACGCGAAGGCCGGGTACGTCTCGCACGACCAGCACGAGATCGCCAGCACGTTGCGCTTCATCGAAGAAACGTTTGGTTTGGGTACCATCGGGTCGTGCACGGACAAAAAAACGCAGTACGCCGATTGCCGGGCCGACGGGTTCGACGACATGTTTGACTACACGCAGTCGCCGATTCCATTCGTCACCATTCCCCCAGTCAAGCACGGTGCGCGGTACTTCTTAAACCTTCACGATGACACGCCCGGGGACACGTACTAG